One window of the Mycobacterium xenopi genome contains the following:
- a CDS encoding mycofactocin-coupled SDR family oxidoreductase, whose protein sequence is MGLLDGRVVFITGAARGQGRSHAVTFAEEGADIVGVDICEDLDLVPYQLGTMEDLEETARLVEKTGRGMVIRKADVRDLPALRAAFDAGVRQFGHIDTVIANAGVILTNPDERDASEALRLGVDIMLIGVWNTFQVAIPHLRERGQGGNLVATSSMAALLDLTDGRGGTDAYNMSKLAITGLVRSYANFLAPERIRVNGVAPTNCATPMITENPALFKVIEQTPHLVNAMQTALPDFPMIDPKDVSNAILFLISEYGRSFTGSVLKVDAGMDIRR, encoded by the coding sequence ATGGGCTTGTTGGATGGTCGCGTTGTGTTTATCACCGGCGCCGCGCGCGGGCAAGGCAGATCCCATGCGGTGACCTTCGCCGAAGAAGGTGCCGACATCGTCGGCGTCGACATCTGCGAAGACCTTGACCTGGTGCCCTACCAACTCGGGACGATGGAGGATCTTGAGGAGACCGCACGTCTGGTCGAGAAGACCGGCCGGGGCATGGTGATTCGCAAGGCCGACGTACGCGATCTGCCTGCGTTGCGGGCCGCGTTCGACGCGGGGGTGCGCCAGTTCGGCCATATCGACACGGTAATTGCCAATGCCGGAGTCATCCTGACTAATCCCGACGAGCGTGACGCATCCGAAGCCCTGCGGCTCGGTGTCGACATCATGCTGATCGGCGTATGGAACACCTTCCAAGTCGCGATCCCGCACCTCAGGGAACGCGGGCAGGGCGGAAACCTCGTCGCGACAAGCTCCATGGCGGCATTGCTTGACCTGACCGACGGCCGGGGCGGCACCGACGCCTACAACATGTCAAAGCTTGCGATCACCGGGCTGGTGCGGTCCTATGCCAATTTCTTGGCACCAGAACGGATCCGGGTCAACGGGGTCGCGCCGACCAATTGTGCGACGCCGATGATAACCGAAAACCCGGCACTGTTCAAGGTGATCGAGCAAACCCCGCACCTAGTGAACGCGATGCAGACCGCGCTACCCGATTTCCCGATGATCGACCCCAAGGATGTGTCAAACGCGATTTTGTTCTTGATCTCTGAGTATGGGCGCAGCTTCACAGGAAGCGTGCTCAAGGTCGACGCCGGCATGGACATCCGCCGGTGA
- a CDS encoding SDR family NAD(P)-dependent oxidoreductase: MDTMLEGRTALITGGGSGIGRGTGLALADRGAAVAVLGRSLAQCEQTADEIEKRSGAAIAVRCDVRKPEDIQRGVAAVTDAWGRLDIMVHAAQSFNYGAIRKLCSADLDESWRTGPMAAFLLMQAALPALRSSKGLIVNVASGVGITAPPAMAAYAMAKEAMRALTRVAAVDLGPSGIRAVVLCPFAATPGLDNFENELGLSRESDLIPHIPLRRLGVPEKDVGRVVAFLASDDGSYITGTTLMVDGGYTYLR, from the coding sequence ATGGACACGATGTTGGAAGGCCGCACGGCCTTGATCACAGGCGGTGGCAGCGGCATCGGCCGGGGAACCGGCCTGGCGCTGGCCGATCGCGGCGCGGCAGTTGCGGTGCTCGGGCGATCGTTGGCGCAATGCGAGCAGACCGCAGATGAAATCGAAAAGCGCAGTGGTGCAGCGATCGCCGTTCGATGCGATGTGCGTAAGCCTGAAGACATCCAGCGGGGGGTTGCCGCGGTCACCGATGCCTGGGGGCGCCTCGATATTATGGTTCACGCCGCTCAGAGTTTCAACTACGGCGCGATACGAAAGCTTTGCTCTGCAGATCTCGACGAGTCCTGGCGCACTGGCCCGATGGCTGCATTCCTGCTCATGCAAGCGGCACTACCGGCGCTGCGGTCGTCGAAGGGCCTGATCGTCAATGTGGCCTCCGGGGTGGGCATCACGGCGCCGCCGGCGATGGCCGCCTACGCGATGGCCAAAGAAGCTATGCGCGCTCTTACCCGGGTGGCCGCCGTCGATTTGGGACCATCCGGAATACGGGCGGTGGTATTGTGTCCCTTCGCTGCGACGCCGGGTCTCGACAATTTTGAGAATGAGCTCGGGCTGTCTCGTGAGAGCGATCTGATCCCGCACATACCGCTGCGTCGGCTCGGCGTTCCCGAAAAAGACGTCGGCCGCGTCGTCGCGTTCCTCGCATCCGATGACGGCAGCTACATCACCGGCACCACTTTGATGGTTGACGGCGGCTACACCTACCTGCGTTGA
- a CDS encoding TIGR03619 family F420-dependent LLM class oxidoreductase, with protein MKFTLEYPSEIPDAAPAFLAPDVITRLAVQAEESGFDAIAFSDHPAPSMKWRCSGGHDTFEPALALSYIAAVTTRIRVMTNLYVLPFRNPYLAAKTLTSLDILSGGRLIAGVGAGYLRSEFSALGVAFDQRAFLLDSGLDALVRIWTQPDQPVIGEDFAATGPMWLTRPVQHPHPPIWIGGNGKAARRRVVRYGQGWCPVIAPPSMASSIRTAVIDSPAKFGRAVEELHADLSSAGRDPASVDVQIDVPVINFDAHHSVTRSLERLDEFADLGATWSIVHVDASSVGAAAEYLTAFSDTVIRTRRDQQPANVS; from the coding sequence GTGAAGTTCACGCTCGAGTACCCCAGTGAGATCCCGGATGCTGCGCCGGCATTCCTGGCGCCGGACGTGATCACGCGACTGGCGGTTCAAGCCGAGGAATCGGGTTTTGACGCCATCGCGTTCAGCGATCATCCGGCTCCCTCGATGAAGTGGCGATGCTCCGGCGGCCATGACACCTTCGAGCCGGCGCTCGCCTTGAGCTACATCGCCGCGGTCACTACGCGCATCCGTGTCATGACGAACCTGTACGTGCTTCCGTTCCGCAACCCGTATCTGGCAGCGAAGACCTTGACCAGTCTGGACATCCTGTCCGGTGGTCGGCTGATCGCCGGGGTTGGCGCGGGCTACCTACGATCGGAGTTTTCGGCACTCGGAGTGGCTTTCGATCAACGCGCCTTTTTGCTAGATAGCGGACTGGACGCTCTCGTGCGGATCTGGACTCAACCTGACCAGCCGGTCATCGGAGAAGATTTCGCCGCGACTGGTCCGATGTGGCTTACCCGTCCGGTGCAACACCCGCATCCGCCTATCTGGATCGGCGGTAACGGCAAGGCGGCCCGTCGGCGAGTGGTGCGTTACGGCCAAGGCTGGTGCCCTGTCATCGCGCCACCGTCGATGGCGTCCTCAATTCGCACCGCCGTCATTGACAGCCCGGCGAAGTTCGGCCGCGCCGTCGAGGAGCTGCACGCCGACCTGTCCAGTGCGGGCCGCGATCCGGCCAGCGTCGACGTCCAGATCGATGTCCCTGTCATCAACTTCGATGCGCATCACTCGGTAACACGCTCATTGGAGCGCCTCGACGAATTTGCCGACCTTGGTGCGACGTGGTCGATCGTGCATGTCGACGCCTCCTCGGTGGGTGCCGCCGCCGAGTACCTCACCGCCTTCAGCGACACCGTCATTCGGACGCGTCGAGATCAACAACCCGCCAACGTCAGCTGA
- a CDS encoding enoyl-CoA hydratase/isomerase family protein yields the protein MAQSRDGSNPRPPDGDWLGTPFLTFTRQGPFAICTIDRPQARNAFTPAMYFGIRYAISRVNADEELAGLLITGTGDVFAPGGDLGQGGADDWMDFASTLSMDVTPFDTLRTSAKPVVAAVNGLCQGGGLQVALCSDMAVVSERATFRVPELFRGIADTYYSQMLARIIGPVRTRDLMFTGRVLTAREALDWGMVARVVAHHELLETARDVLAQCCRTAPAARASIKASLDHYLGLFDRIGMHSSLTGPEAREGFRAFKEKRSPEWVHPDLRIDGRL from the coding sequence ATGGCGCAATCCCGCGACGGCAGCAATCCTCGACCGCCTGACGGCGACTGGTTGGGCACGCCGTTTCTGACATTCACCCGGCAAGGCCCCTTCGCGATTTGCACGATTGATCGACCGCAGGCGCGAAACGCCTTCACCCCGGCAATGTATTTCGGCATTCGCTACGCGATCAGCAGGGTCAACGCTGACGAGGAACTTGCCGGTTTGCTGATCACCGGGACTGGCGATGTGTTCGCCCCCGGCGGCGACTTGGGCCAGGGCGGTGCCGACGATTGGATGGATTTCGCATCCACCCTTTCCATGGATGTGACGCCTTTTGACACCTTGCGTACCTCGGCGAAGCCCGTGGTAGCCGCGGTTAACGGCCTATGCCAGGGTGGGGGACTGCAGGTTGCGCTGTGTAGCGACATGGCTGTCGTGAGCGAGCGCGCGACCTTCCGGGTGCCGGAACTTTTCCGCGGGATCGCCGACACGTACTACAGCCAGATGCTGGCCCGCATCATCGGCCCGGTCCGCACCCGTGACTTGATGTTCACCGGCCGGGTCCTGACCGCCCGGGAGGCACTCGACTGGGGGATGGTGGCACGCGTGGTTGCTCACCACGAGCTACTCGAAACCGCACGCGATGTTCTCGCACAATGCTGTCGGACAGCGCCGGCCGCCAGGGCTTCCATCAAGGCGAGCCTGGACCACTATTTGGGATTGTTCGACCGCATCGGAATGCACAGCAGCCTTACCGGTCCCGAGGCCCGGGAGGGCTTTCGCGCCTTCAAGGAGAAGCGTTCACCCGAATGGGTCCACCCCGACTTGAGGATCGACGGGCGGCTGTAG
- a CDS encoding LLM class F420-dependent oxidoreductase, producing MKWGIVFSSTGFPNPDSAVALAQAAEQAGFESLWAPEHVIMSKHPDATPYRGSPDGSMVRLSRRGGIPDPLIWFAYVAATTSRIRLGTGVLILPEHQPVVLAKSAATLDHLSGGRVLLGVGVGDLPEEYQAVGMNFADRGRRMDEYIDAMRRLWREDTASFHGRYVHFEQVECRPWPVRRSIPLVIGGASDAAIRRAATRGDGYFPFIFPGHDPLVELPQLLDRVRSETQAVGRDPSAMEFTAGGARTVEEAKVYADFGIHRLTVAIRSHTIADMRDEVARLGDELVSRTIDL from the coding sequence ATGAAATGGGGAATCGTCTTCTCCAGTACCGGCTTTCCCAATCCTGACAGTGCAGTTGCACTGGCGCAGGCCGCCGAGCAGGCTGGCTTCGAGTCGTTGTGGGCACCTGAACACGTGATCATGTCCAAACACCCGGATGCCACGCCTTACCGAGGCTCGCCAGACGGTAGCATGGTCAGGCTGAGCCGCCGTGGTGGCATTCCCGACCCGCTCATCTGGTTCGCCTACGTGGCCGCGACCACCAGCCGGATCCGGTTAGGCACCGGGGTGCTGATTCTGCCGGAGCATCAACCAGTCGTATTGGCCAAGTCGGCCGCGACGCTAGATCACCTTTCGGGTGGGCGGGTGTTGCTCGGTGTCGGCGTCGGTGACCTGCCGGAGGAATACCAGGCGGTCGGCATGAACTTCGCCGACCGGGGACGTCGGATGGATGAGTACATCGACGCGATGCGACGGCTGTGGCGTGAGGACACCGCCTCGTTTCACGGTCGCTACGTCCACTTCGAGCAGGTCGAATGCCGACCGTGGCCAGTGCGGCGATCGATCCCACTGGTGATTGGCGGCGCATCGGATGCGGCGATCCGGCGCGCGGCCACCCGCGGTGACGGCTACTTTCCGTTCATTTTCCCGGGTCACGACCCGTTAGTCGAGCTGCCCCAGCTGCTGGATCGCGTGCGTAGCGAGACCCAGGCTGTTGGTCGCGATCCGTCCGCGATGGAATTCACCGCTGGCGGAGCGCGCACGGTCGAAGAGGCAAAGGTCTATGCGGACTTCGGCATCCACCGGCTCACCGTCGCGATTCGCTCCCACACGATCGCCGACATGCGTGACGAGGTGGCTCGGCTCGGCGACGAGTTGGTCTCCAGGACAATCGATTTGTGA